The following coding sequences lie in one Pontibacter sp. G13 genomic window:
- a CDS encoding SCO family protein, which produces MRIQGLGKLGLATLLMAFMASCAAQKNEKLPILGMRDVQGTDTLYHTIPDFSFVDQDSQVVNQETVAEKIYVVDFFFTSCPSICPKMSQQMLRLHDEFKDEDRVVLISHSIDPAYDDVKVLNEYATALGVDSKKWHLVTGEKDSIYHMATQYMISAAEDENAPGGFIHSGAFMLVDTNRHIRAYFDGTKPEQVDELMDAIRSLLNEQFQN; this is translated from the coding sequence ATGAGAATTCAAGGTTTAGGAAAGCTCGGACTTGCCACGCTGCTCATGGCATTCATGGCGAGCTGCGCAGCTCAGAAAAACGAGAAGCTGCCTATTCTCGGGATGAGGGACGTGCAGGGAACGGATACGTTGTACCACACTATTCCAGATTTCTCTTTTGTAGATCAGGATAGCCAAGTGGTGAACCAGGAAACTGTAGCTGAGAAGATCTATGTGGTAGACTTCTTTTTCACTAGTTGCCCCTCCATCTGTCCTAAGATGAGCCAACAGATGCTCAGGCTTCACGATGAATTCAAGGATGAGGATCGAGTGGTTTTGATTTCGCACTCGATCGATCCAGCATACGATGATGTCAAAGTACTGAATGAGTATGCCACCGCTTTGGGGGTAGATTCCAAGAAATGGCATCTGGTAACCGGAGAAAAGGATTCTATCTACCACATGGCCACGCAGTATATGATCAGTGCCGCCGAAGACGAAAATGCTCCGGGAGGCTTTATTCATAGTGGTGCGTTCATGTTGGTCGATACCAACAGACACATCCGCGCATACTTCGATGGGACCAAGCCTGAACAGGTAGACGAACTCATGGATGCAATCAGATCCTTGTTGAATGAGCAATTCCAAAACTAA
- a CDS encoding serine hydrolase domain-containing protein, which translates to MRTFKYILLILLAILGWTAFVNVGTYSGFLLSPITSGKSASSFIEASQSKLDDEFVGNLALVLLEDGEVSQDFYYAIDETIDKNTLFQMASISKWVTSWGVLALAQAGKIDIDAPVENYLTRWHLPESEFDHREVTIRNLLCHTSGLTDGLGYGGFSAEDSVQTIEESLTQAADGYWSSGKAKVGYQPNSQYRYSGGGYTLLQLVVEEVSGQSFNDYMTKAVFEPLNMNRSSFYGSDTSSLYLAKFYDSDSSIAPHYRYTALAAASWYTCTEDLTLFLQAHFVENPVLDQETILMMSEVHTPPGQGMHGLGPMIFGKNGDGDYLIGHDGLSRAAINNAARINLKTRDGIIVLETGSPSFASELANEWGFWKTNIPNSTVMSSNFNKLFGYLVLGYVIILTVSMYIIRRKRKLERV; encoded by the coding sequence ATGAGAACTTTCAAATACATCCTTCTCATCCTTTTGGCCATTTTGGGCTGGACGGCATTCGTGAATGTTGGTACATATTCGGGATTTCTATTAAGCCCCATCACTTCCGGAAAATCCGCCTCATCATTTATCGAAGCGTCTCAATCGAAGCTAGACGATGAATTCGTCGGAAATCTAGCCTTAGTACTATTGGAGGATGGAGAGGTATCCCAAGATTTCTATTATGCGATAGACGAAACGATCGATAAAAACACCCTTTTTCAGATGGCTTCCATCAGTAAATGGGTGACCTCTTGGGGGGTGTTGGCATTGGCTCAAGCAGGAAAAATAGATATTGATGCGCCTGTTGAGAATTATCTGACCCGATGGCATTTGCCCGAAAGTGAGTTCGATCATCGGGAGGTAACCATTCGGAACCTCTTGTGCCATACTTCTGGGTTGACGGATGGACTTGGGTATGGAGGCTTTTCCGCTGAGGACTCGGTCCAGACGATCGAAGAATCATTGACTCAAGCGGCAGACGGATATTGGTCCTCAGGCAAGGCCAAGGTGGGCTATCAACCCAATAGCCAATATAGATACTCAGGTGGCGGTTACACACTGCTACAATTGGTGGTGGAGGAGGTGAGTGGCCAATCCTTCAATGACTATATGACAAAGGCCGTCTTTGAGCCGCTCAACATGAATCGATCCTCCTTTTATGGGTCGGACACCTCATCCCTGTACTTGGCCAAGTTTTATGATAGCGACTCGTCTATTGCGCCCCACTATAGATATACAGCTTTGGCGGCCGCTTCCTGGTACACCTGCACGGAGGATTTGACTTTGTTTCTACAGGCACATTTCGTGGAGAATCCAGTACTCGATCAGGAAACCATCCTGATGATGAGTGAGGTTCACACACCTCCCGGTCAGGGAATGCATGGATTGGGGCCTATGATTTTTGGGAAAAATGGAGATGGAGACTACCTGATCGGTCATGACGGCTTGAGCAGAGCCGCGATCAATAACGCAGCCAGAATCAACCTCAAGACACGAGATGGGATCATCGTTTTGGAAACTGGAAGTCCAAGCTTTGCCTCTGAGTTGGCCAATGAATGGGGCTTTTGGAAAACGAACATCCCCAATTCTACGGTGATGAGCTCAAATTTCAACAAGCTTTTTGGCTATCTAGTCTTGGGGTATGTGATCATTTTGACGGTGTCTATGTATATCATTCGCAGAAAACGCAAATTGGAACGGGTTTAG
- a CDS encoding single-stranded DNA-binding protein — MKNQVQLIGHLGQDPKLKTFDSGSKQAKFSVATSQNFRDKSGEWQSSTQWHQIVAWGPLADKADQKLRKGSKVGVTGELRYHRWEDEHSQPRTLTQIIAKELLLLDPAK; from the coding sequence ATGAAAAATCAAGTTCAACTGATTGGACACTTGGGTCAGGACCCGAAACTCAAAACCTTTGATAGCGGCTCAAAACAGGCGAAATTCTCTGTAGCAACCTCACAGAACTTTCGCGATAAGTCAGGGGAATGGCAATCTTCGACCCAGTGGCACCAGATCGTCGCATGGGGCCCGCTCGCGGACAAAGCCGATCAAAAGCTCAGAAAAGGAAGCAAAGTCGGAGTGACTGGCGAACTGAGATACCACCGCTGGGAAGATGAACATAGCCAGCCAAGGACCCTCACTCAGATTATCGCCAAAGAGTTATTGTTGCTTGACCCCGCTAAGTAA
- a CDS encoding YbbC/YhhH family protein produces the protein MRRYIFLPLLLILGFSLSTFSQELSRNGINEAQAKSILQASLADSSLHNTLGTTTLLSEETEAVDFAEKVLFKIYGRKSIRSQKPYQSYLIDEYWVISGTLPKNMKGGTFLIIIDSRDNRVIRITHGK, from the coding sequence ATGAGACGATACATCTTCTTGCCTTTACTCCTGATACTGGGATTCTCTCTTTCGACTTTCAGTCAGGAATTATCGCGCAATGGAATTAATGAAGCACAGGCTAAATCCATATTGCAAGCGTCACTCGCAGATTCTTCTCTTCACAACACGCTCGGGACTACAACGCTTTTGAGCGAAGAAACGGAAGCTGTCGATTTTGCTGAAAAAGTATTATTCAAAATTTACGGAAGGAAATCGATTCGATCACAAAAACCATATCAGTCTTACCTGATTGATGAATATTGGGTTATTTCTGGAACACTACCTAAGAACATGAAAGGTGGGACGTTTTTAATCATAATAGATTCTAGGGATAACCGAGTGATTAGAATTACTCACGGGAAATAA
- a CDS encoding PhzF family phenazine biosynthesis protein, whose amino-acid sequence MPTFPMYQVDAFADRLFEGNPAGVCVLEDWLPDAIMQAIAGENNLAETAFLVPEGDRWLIRWFTPTVEVDLCGHATLASGHALMESGLGKDRVNFLSPRSGPLSVEKRGERIYLNFPCDEVHETTPPEELTEAIGVSSMAVFQGKTDLLVLVDSEETLANIKPNMEVISRLAARGVIVSAPGRSHDFVSRFFAPQAGVPEDPVTGSAHTTLTPVWSERLGKKDLQARQISPRGGNLHCKWLDNGRVEIGGKAITFFQTTISLPD is encoded by the coding sequence ATGCCTACCTTTCCCATGTATCAGGTCGATGCGTTTGCAGATCGATTATTTGAAGGGAACCCAGCCGGTGTTTGTGTTTTGGAAGACTGGCTTCCAGATGCAATTATGCAGGCAATCGCCGGAGAGAACAATCTTGCAGAAACTGCTTTTTTGGTACCAGAAGGAGATCGCTGGTTGATCCGATGGTTTACGCCAACGGTTGAGGTAGATTTATGTGGCCACGCTACGTTGGCGTCAGGACATGCATTGATGGAGTCAGGACTGGGAAAGGATCGGGTCAATTTTCTCTCTCCGAGAAGCGGACCCTTATCTGTGGAAAAGCGAGGTGAACGAATCTATCTGAATTTTCCCTGCGATGAAGTTCATGAAACGACTCCGCCAGAGGAACTCACAGAAGCGATTGGGGTGAGTTCTATGGCTGTCTTTCAAGGCAAAACTGATTTGCTCGTGCTGGTGGATTCCGAGGAAACCTTGGCCAATATCAAACCAAACATGGAGGTCATCTCCCGATTGGCTGCCCGTGGGGTAATCGTTTCTGCTCCGGGAAGATCTCACGATTTCGTTTCCCGATTTTTTGCTCCTCAGGCCGGGGTTCCCGAAGATCCAGTGACGGGTTCTGCCCATACGACCCTGACGCCTGTCTGGTCAGAAAGACTTGGGAAGAAAGATCTCCAGGCGCGCCAGATCTCCCCACGTGGAGGCAATCTACATTGTAAATGGTTGGATAATGGCCGCGTGGAGATCGGAGGAAAGGCCATTACCTTCTTTCAGACGACCATTTCGCTACCTGATTGA
- a CDS encoding class I SAM-dependent methyltransferase, which translates to MIDKILRKLKGNGVQNDFVNFEGIKLPYSRSNENLSNNRSYIESGIEQINHLLRFELINNNTKILDFGCGQGRLLNSLIYSKTDFQSYIGLDTSKKAIEWCEKHLCYHDKISFIHLPAENARYNPSEKGLKPLPLAENEIDLIFLNSVFSHMLDSDISFYLSEFHKVLTSNGRVYLTAFVEENVPDMEENPKDYLDKSVGALHRVRFEKEFFFTLVKKANFEVTEFHHQLIDRTKQSVFVLRKR; encoded by the coding sequence ATGATCGATAAAATCTTACGAAAACTAAAAGGGAATGGTGTTCAAAATGACTTTGTGAATTTTGAAGGAATCAAACTGCCATATTCAAGAAGTAATGAAAATTTATCGAACAACCGATCTTATATTGAATCAGGAATAGAGCAAATTAACCACCTCTTGAGGTTTGAGCTCATTAATAACAATACCAAGATACTTGACTTTGGATGTGGACAAGGAAGACTATTAAATTCCCTGATTTATAGCAAAACCGATTTTCAATCCTACATTGGGTTAGACACATCAAAAAAAGCAATCGAATGGTGCGAAAAGCATCTTTGTTATCACGACAAAATATCCTTCATACATCTACCAGCTGAAAATGCTCGCTACAATCCCTCTGAGAAAGGGTTAAAACCTCTTCCACTGGCAGAGAATGAAATAGATCTGATTTTCCTAAACTCTGTTTTTTCGCATATGCTCGATTCTGATATCAGTTTTTACTTATCGGAATTTCATAAGGTACTAACCAGCAATGGTCGAGTCTACCTAACTGCATTTGTTGAAGAAAATGTTCCAGATATGGAAGAGAACCCTAAAGATTATCTAGATAAATCCGTTGGAGCTCTTCACCGAGTACGATTCGAAAAAGAGTTCTTCTTCACGCTAGTAAAGAAGGCAAATTTCGAGGTTACAGAATTCCATCATCAACTTATTGATAGAACCAAACAAAGTGTATTTGTACTTAGAAAGCGATAG
- a CDS encoding cytochrome c, whose amino-acid sequence MDQSEGGAGAKVYAARCANCHMESGQGLGKMIPSMVQSPAVLNGQGNLACLIRNGIAKDTAKVGPGMPGFELSPSELVAVINYMKNAWGNQGGEVTFAEVDKALEGCP is encoded by the coding sequence ATGGATCAATCCGAGGGTGGGGCAGGAGCCAAGGTTTATGCTGCAAGATGTGCCAATTGTCACATGGAATCTGGGCAAGGGTTGGGAAAGATGATCCCTTCCATGGTCCAATCCCCAGCGGTATTGAATGGCCAAGGCAATCTTGCCTGCTTGATCCGAAATGGAATCGCTAAAGATACCGCCAAAGTTGGGCCCGGTATGCCCGGATTCGAGTTGTCTCCGTCAGAGTTGGTCGCTGTGATCAACTACATGAAAAATGCCTGGGGCAATCAAGGAGGTGAGGTCACCTTTGCCGAAGTAGATAAAGCTCTGGAAGGATGTCCTTGA